One window from the genome of Bacillota bacterium encodes:
- a CDS encoding type IV pilus twitching motility protein PilT, with protein MDDLLRIVVEKGASDLHLCAGVPPVIRVDGRLIPTNYEKATPQDTQRLMYDILTDEQIQRFESTLELDFSYSLGKMARFRVNVYRDRGAVAAAFRLIPTRIPTIRELNLPPVLEELTRLPRGLIIVTGPTGSGKSTTQAAMINQINMERSVHIVTIEDPIEYLHSHRFSIINQRELGQDTRSFHNALRAVLREDPDVILVGEMRDPETIALAITAAETGHLVLATLHTNSAATTIDRIVDVFPPGQQEQIRIQLSNSIQAVICQQLLPRAGQPGRVPAVEVMIATPAIRNLIRENKAHQITSVIQTSANVGMQTMDQSLRDLYMKGWITLEEALSRAMNPDELKKMISPTTVTEGTVVARGR; from the coding sequence ATCGACGACCTGCTGCGTATCGTCGTCGAAAAGGGGGCGTCTGACCTGCATCTGTGTGCAGGCGTACCACCTGTCATCCGCGTGGACGGCAGGTTGATACCCACCAATTATGAAAAAGCCACGCCGCAGGACACCCAGCGGCTCATGTACGATATCCTGACCGACGAGCAAATCCAGCGGTTCGAGAGCACCCTGGAGCTGGACTTCTCGTACTCGCTGGGCAAAATGGCACGCTTCCGCGTCAACGTGTATCGCGACCGGGGCGCAGTGGCGGCGGCGTTCCGACTGATTCCCACTCGCATCCCGACTATTCGTGAGCTGAACCTGCCGCCGGTGCTGGAAGAGCTCACGCGCCTGCCGCGCGGATTGATTATTGTCACCGGACCTACCGGTTCGGGAAAGTCCACCACCCAGGCGGCGATGATTAACCAGATTAACATGGAGCGGAGCGTGCACATCGTCACCATCGAGGACCCGATTGAATATCTCCACTCGCACCGCTTCAGCATCATCAACCAGCGTGAGCTGGGGCAGGATACCAGGTCGTTCCATAATGCGCTGCGGGCGGTTCTGCGCGAGGACCCGGACGTGATTCTCGTTGGAGAGATGCGCGACCCGGAGACCATCGCACTGGCGATTACCGCAGCCGAAACCGGACACCTCGTGCTGGCGACCCTGCACACCAACAGTGCAGCCACCACGATTGACCGTATCGTGGACGTATTCCCGCCTGGACAGCAGGAGCAAATCCGCATCCAGCTCTCCAACAGCATTCAGGCGGTCATCTGCCAGCAACTGCTGCCCCGCGCGGGACAACCGGGGCGCGTGCCCGCGGTAGAGGTGATGATTGCCACTCCGGCGATTCGAAACCTGATTCGCGAAAACAAGGCACACCAGATTACCTCGGTCATCCAGACCAGCGCGAACGTGGGCATGCAGACGATGGACCAGTCGCTGCGTGACCTGTACATGAAGGGCTGGATTACACTGGAAGAGGCGCTCTCGCGGGCAATGAACCCCGACGAGCTGAAGAAGATGATATCGCCCACCACAGTGACCGAGGGCACCGTCGTGGCGCGTGGACGATAG
- a CDS encoding YqeG family HAD IIIA-type phosphatase, with translation MTKRGWLSWCPDEVVSSVTDIDPTALLQQGIRAVLLDLDNTLVPWQKTDVPEAIRCWVEALKQAGLRLCLVSNTRRRRRLEVLSKDLGIAYVPKAFKPRRYGLRQALEQLGTTPQQAVMIGDQMFTDVWGGNRMGMRTILVLPMARREFIGTKVSRLLERILLWAYRRAGVLSRDAGTSKTILTSNNRGGIGS, from the coding sequence ATGACGAAACGAGGCTGGCTGAGCTGGTGCCCCGATGAGGTGGTCTCCAGCGTTACCGACATCGACCCGACTGCACTGCTGCAGCAAGGCATTCGGGCGGTGCTGCTGGACCTGGATAATACGCTGGTGCCCTGGCAGAAGACAGATGTACCGGAAGCGATTCGGTGCTGGGTGGAGGCGTTGAAACAGGCAGGCTTGCGTCTGTGTCTGGTCTCCAACACCCGGCGGCGACGCAGGCTGGAGGTGCTTTCGAAAGATCTGGGCATTGCTTACGTGCCTAAGGCGTTCAAACCGCGCCGGTATGGTCTGCGGCAGGCTCTGGAGCAGCTGGGAACGACTCCTCAGCAGGCGGTGATGATTGGCGACCAGATGTTCACCGATGTCTGGGGAGGCAACCGCATGGGCATGCGCACCATACTGGTGCTTCCGATGGCGCGGCGCGAGTTCATCGGCACGAAGGTAAGTCGCCTTCTGGAACGAATATTACTGTGGGCGTACCGCCGGGCGGGTGTGTTGTCACGGGATGCGGGAACCAGCAAAACCATTTTAACGTCAAACAATCGAGGGGGAATCGGTTCGTGA
- a CDS encoding prepilin peptidase — MPEWYIGLVVFIYGTVVGSFLNVLIYRLPRGLSIVKPRSHCPSCKTELRARDLIPLLSFLWQRGKCRYCGTHISWRYFWVELTTGLLFWGIYWRYGWSWDTLFYVFFAAALIAAFFIDLEHFLIPDGLNVFMLALGIARNAVLIAEDSPQAWMTVGGWKLPYALVGAVVCTLLFATIAVMGRVMFRKDAMGFGDVKLARAIGTLMPLKLALLAFAGAVALGAIVGGLLVIFTLKRQSPAGAPSAAGAAPSTPPEPLTQMLLYSLALLVALDVLIFLYDGVRSLFSSRKVSGASSEEEEFVPGLTTIPFGPYIVAATLIALIGKPYVLSLWDAYWRWATGGG; from the coding sequence ATGCCGGAATGGTACATCGGGCTGGTGGTGTTTATCTACGGGACGGTGGTAGGTAGCTTCCTGAACGTGCTTATCTACCGCCTCCCACGTGGTTTATCTATCGTCAAGCCACGTTCCCACTGCCCGAGCTGTAAGACCGAGCTGCGTGCCAGAGACCTGATACCTTTGCTCAGCTTCCTCTGGCAGCGCGGCAAATGTCGCTACTGTGGCACGCACATCTCCTGGCGCTATTTCTGGGTGGAGCTGACGACCGGACTGCTATTCTGGGGCATTTACTGGCGTTACGGCTGGAGCTGGGATACCCTGTTTTATGTGTTTTTTGCGGCAGCGCTGATAGCCGCTTTCTTTATAGACCTGGAACATTTTTTGATTCCTGATGGATTAAACGTCTTCATGCTGGCGCTGGGCATCGCCCGCAACGCTGTGCTTATTGCCGAAGACAGCCCTCAGGCGTGGATGACCGTAGGCGGGTGGAAACTGCCTTACGCGCTGGTAGGCGCGGTAGTATGTACACTGCTTTTTGCGACCATCGCTGTGATGGGGCGAGTGATGTTTCGAAAGGACGCTATGGGCTTTGGAGACGTGAAATTGGCGCGGGCGATTGGCACGCTGATGCCTTTGAAACTCGCGTTGCTGGCTTTTGCGGGCGCGGTGGCTCTGGGAGCTATCGTGGGAGGATTGCTGGTTATCTTCACGCTGAAACGGCAATCCCCTGCAGGTGCTCCGTCCGCAGCCGGGGCTGCGCCGTCCACTCCTCCTGAACCTCTGACGCAGATGTTGCTCTACAGCCTCGCGCTGCTGGTTGCACTGGATGTGCTGATATTCCTCTATGACGGCGTGCGCTCCCTGTTTTCGTCGCGCAAAGTTTCCGGGGCGAGCTCGGAGGAAGAGGAGTTCGTGCCGGGTTTGACCACTATCCCATTCGGTCCTTATATCGTGGCGGCTACACTCATCGCGCTGATAGGCAAGCCCTATGTGCTGTCGTTGTGGGATGCCTACTGGCGCTGGGCAACAGGAGGTGGGTAG
- the tadA gene encoding Flp pilus assembly complex ATPase component TadA — MATVRKSLGEYLVERGYITREQLEQAQKIQRSSGGDLGRILIDNQWATPAQVAEARAQELGVPFVDLNTFTIDPSAVNVVPERIARQHKVVPILKDGNVLTVAMADVNNVLAFDDLRLVSRCTIRPALAAADAIEEAINRAYQSVVGKAPEAEASTAAAAPVGGGMMAQIKADIAQVGVGMDVDEEDVESAARVAEEAPIVRIANTIIQQAVKERASDIHVEPQERGVRIRYRIDGVLHEIMTLPKYIQAPLISRYKIMAEMNIAERRLPQDGRIPIRVEGKDYDLRVSSIPVHLSSGMGEKIVMRILDKTSILIGLEKLGFTPEVQAQLEELVIQPNGMVLSTGPTGSGKTTTQYSVLHKLNSIEKNIITIEDPVEYQLPGISQVQVNRKAGLTFANALRSFLRQDPDIIMVGEMRDLETAEIAIEASLTGHLVLTTLHTNDAPSAVIRMIDMGVEPYLISATVIGVLAQRLARRLCPHCKEPYEVPAAELRRFGFRPEHPDQMVTLWRGRGCEACRYTGFRGRIGIFELMRVNDEIAELIVRRAPLADIRDAAKANGMHELREDGLLKVLEGVTTPDEVMRVVFTAGH, encoded by the coding sequence ATGGCAACCGTACGGAAGAGTCTCGGCGAGTACCTGGTCGAGCGGGGATACATCACGCGCGAGCAGCTGGAGCAGGCGCAAAAAATCCAGCGCAGCTCCGGTGGCGACCTGGGCAGGATTCTGATCGACAACCAGTGGGCGACACCTGCGCAGGTGGCGGAAGCGCGCGCGCAGGAACTAGGGGTTCCTTTTGTCGACCTGAACACCTTTACCATCGACCCCAGCGCGGTGAACGTGGTTCCCGAGCGCATTGCCCGACAGCACAAGGTGGTTCCCATCCTGAAGGATGGGAACGTGTTGACCGTGGCGATGGCGGACGTGAACAACGTGCTGGCGTTTGATGACCTGCGGCTGGTTTCGCGCTGCACCATTCGCCCTGCGCTGGCAGCAGCCGACGCCATCGAAGAGGCGATTAACCGCGCCTACCAGTCCGTGGTCGGCAAAGCGCCGGAAGCGGAAGCGTCCACCGCGGCGGCTGCGCCCGTCGGCGGGGGGATGATGGCGCAGATTAAAGCGGATATCGCACAGGTTGGCGTGGGCATGGATGTGGACGAAGAGGACGTGGAAAGCGCAGCGCGCGTGGCAGAAGAAGCTCCTATCGTGCGCATTGCCAACACCATTATCCAGCAGGCGGTTAAAGAGCGCGCATCGGATATCCATGTGGAGCCTCAGGAGCGCGGCGTGCGAATCCGCTACCGCATTGACGGTGTCTTGCACGAGATTATGACCCTGCCCAAGTACATTCAGGCTCCACTCATCTCCCGCTACAAGATTATGGCGGAGATGAACATCGCGGAGCGTCGCCTCCCGCAAGACGGACGTATCCCCATCCGCGTGGAAGGCAAAGATTACGACCTGCGTGTGTCTTCTATCCCCGTTCACCTCAGCTCTGGCATGGGCGAGAAAATCGTCATGCGTATCCTGGACAAGACCAGCATCCTGATCGGGCTGGAGAAACTGGGCTTCACGCCTGAAGTTCAGGCGCAGCTGGAAGAACTGGTCATCCAGCCGAACGGTATGGTGCTCTCCACCGGTCCGACGGGTTCGGGAAAGACCACTACCCAGTATTCGGTGCTGCACAAACTCAACTCGATTGAAAAGAACATCATCACCATCGAGGACCCTGTGGAGTACCAGCTACCGGGTATCAGCCAGGTGCAGGTGAACCGCAAAGCCGGATTGACCTTTGCGAACGCTCTGCGCTCGTTCCTGCGCCAGGACCCCGATATCATCATGGTCGGTGAAATGCGCGACCTGGAAACGGCGGAAATCGCGATTGAGGCATCGCTGACGGGACACCTCGTTCTGACCACCCTGCACACCAACGACGCCCCGTCGGCGGTTATCCGTATGATTGATATGGGTGTGGAGCCGTACCTTATCTCGGCAACCGTGATTGGTGTTCTGGCACAGCGTCTGGCACGCCGTCTCTGCCCGCACTGCAAGGAACCGTACGAGGTGCCTGCCGCCGAACTGCGGCGGTTTGGCTTCCGTCCGGAACACCCTGACCAGATGGTAACGCTCTGGCGAGGGCGAGGCTGTGAGGCGTGCCGGTATACCGGGTTCCGCGGACGTATCGGCATCTTTGAACTAATGCGGGTGAACGACGAAATCGCGGAACTGATTGTCCGGCGTGCACCGCTGGCAGACATCCGCGACGCGGCAAAGGCGAACGGCATGCATGAACTGCGTGAGGATGGCTTGCTAAAGGTTCTGGAAGGCGTTACCACACCGGACGAAGTGATGCGTGTGGTCTTCACCGCAGGGCACTAA
- a CDS encoding type II secretion system F family protein, which produces MPTFAYTFRDAAGTVRSGTSEAESAETLRRRLQEQGFTVTEVRQVRAQRPGGGWGRVKLSDLAIFCRQFSTMQDAGVSIVRSLDVLAQQTQSPKLRRIIMDIQAEVEAGQTLSKAMSKYPNVFSNLFIGLIRAGEVGGVLEESLQRLAAFLEADVALRRKVRAAMTYPTIVVIAALAIVIGLVTFILPKFFDVFRDLGIKDFPVMTQMLMDFSNFLTSRWYVMIAIVVLVVMAFRMFVRTRIGRRLYDRLKLKLPVFGPLNHKIALARFSRTLSTLLSSGVPILQALETVAGTVANEIIAEAVMEARARIREGDRIGPPLEKSGMFPPMVVHMISIGEESGALDQMLSKVADFYESEVESTLQSLTSAIEPVLIVLLGGMVGFIVISLLLPLITAVQSLAGGQGGAEGGG; this is translated from the coding sequence ATGCCAACTTTTGCTTACACCTTCCGCGATGCGGCGGGTACCGTGCGTTCTGGCACCTCGGAGGCGGAAAGCGCAGAAACCCTGCGCCGGCGTTTGCAGGAGCAGGGCTTTACCGTCACCGAGGTGCGTCAGGTGCGCGCACAACGACCAGGCGGCGGTTGGGGACGCGTGAAGCTCAGCGACCTGGCGATTTTCTGCCGCCAGTTCTCCACCATGCAGGATGCAGGAGTGTCCATCGTGCGCAGTCTGGACGTACTGGCTCAGCAGACCCAGAGCCCCAAACTGCGACGCATCATCATGGACATTCAGGCGGAAGTGGAAGCCGGTCAGACGCTTTCGAAAGCGATGAGCAAGTACCCGAACGTGTTCTCCAACCTGTTCATCGGTTTGATACGGGCAGGCGAAGTGGGTGGCGTTCTGGAGGAGAGCCTGCAGCGTCTGGCGGCGTTCCTCGAGGCGGATGTCGCCCTGCGCCGTAAGGTGCGCGCCGCGATGACCTACCCCACCATCGTGGTGATTGCCGCGCTGGCGATCGTTATCGGGCTGGTGACGTTCATCCTGCCCAAGTTCTTCGACGTGTTCAGGGACCTGGGCATCAAAGACTTCCCGGTGATGACGCAGATGCTGATGGATTTCAGCAACTTCCTCACCAGCCGATGGTACGTGATGATCGCTATCGTGGTGCTGGTGGTCATGGCGTTCCGCATGTTTGTGCGCACCCGTATCGGACGCAGGCTGTATGACCGCCTGAAGCTGAAGCTGCCCGTCTTCGGTCCGCTGAACCACAAAATCGCACTGGCGCGCTTCTCGCGCACACTCAGCACCCTGCTCAGCTCCGGCGTGCCTATCCTGCAGGCTCTGGAGACGGTGGCAGGTACGGTGGCGAACGAGATTATCGCCGAGGCGGTGATGGAAGCGCGCGCCCGCATCCGTGAGGGTGACCGAATCGGACCGCCACTGGAGAAAAGCGGCATGTTCCCGCCGATGGTGGTGCACATGATTTCCATCGGTGAGGAGTCGGGTGCGCTCGACCAGATGCTGTCCAAAGTGGCAGACTTCTACGAGTCGGAGGTGGAGTCCACCCTGCAATCGCTTACCTCAGCGATTGAGCCGGTGCTCATCGTGCTGCTGGGTGGCATGGTGGGCTTCATCGTCATCTCGTTGCTGTTGCCGCTGATTACAGCGGTGCAGAGCCTTGCCGGTGGACAGGGCGGCGCCGAAGGCGGCGGATAA
- a CDS encoding prepilin-type N-terminal cleavage/methylation domain-containing protein: protein MRDRICTRAFTMVEMLTVIAIIAVLAAIIFPVAATVREQARRTTTMSNLHQIQVALKLYKQDNRVYPEVLLGYVEFDNSNNPIPADRIRGGFLYQAYIRDINIFRSPNNPVNDKVSWRAVEVMLPDPSNPSVRTNEINGVLVTRPFYVFDSMDVGQTCPGSGVFEQHYSLYRPYMPTSNTAGPLDDMCQLQYNLPPENTIVTWVSDHRSCDRTGRPTAGSKDIVLLLSGTAKPVDSRIIAQKMTGNDPNFSNAGQNKFWCLD, encoded by the coding sequence ATGCGAGACCGGATTTGCACCAGAGCGTTCACGATGGTGGAGATGCTGACGGTGATAGCGATTATCGCCGTGCTCGCCGCCATCATTTTTCCCGTAGCGGCAACGGTGCGCGAACAGGCACGTCGCACCACCACCATGTCCAACCTGCACCAGATACAGGTTGCGTTAAAGCTGTACAAACAGGACAATCGAGTGTATCCCGAGGTGCTGTTGGGCTACGTGGAGTTCGACAACAGCAACAACCCCATACCTGCGGACAGAATCCGCGGGGGCTTCCTGTATCAGGCTTACATCCGTGACATCAACATCTTCCGCAGCCCGAACAATCCGGTGAACGACAAAGTGAGCTGGCGGGCGGTGGAGGTGATGCTGCCCGACCCGAGCAATCCCAGCGTGCGTACCAACGAAATTAACGGCGTGCTGGTAACTCGTCCCTTCTACGTCTTTGACAGCATGGACGTGGGGCAGACCTGCCCGGGCAGTGGGGTGTTCGAGCAGCACTACAGCCTGTATCGCCCTTACATGCCGACAAGCAATACCGCTGGCCCTCTGGATGACATGTGCCAGCTGCAGTACAACCTGCCGCCGGAGAACACTATCGTGACCTGGGTGTCCGACCATCGTAGTTGCGACAGGACAGGCAGGCCTACTGCCGGCAGCAAAGACATCGTGCTGCTGCTCAGCGGTACGGCGAAACCGGTCGACTCGCGCATCATTGCCCAGAAGATGACCGGCAACGACCCGAACTTCAGCAATGCAGGGCAGAACAAGTTCTGGTGCCTGGACTGA
- the mltG gene encoding endolytic transglycosylase MltG has translation MEPTDKQRTGRWVLLSLSVLALLLAAGWLWWQFQPVGQGSLRLVKVEPGMNARQIGQKLQRQGIIRRAWAFEWVVRVKGWSGRLQPGTYELRPSMSPLQIARLIAEGQVATSWVTIPEGYTVRQIAALMQERGIADREEFLRLATQEGDTFSASFPLPKNLEGYLFPNTYRLPRGTGARAAIQNMISLLEREVYQKYRAEIEQSGFTFHQILTIASMIEREAKVSQDRPLISAVIRNRLQRDMKLEIDATVLYALGTHKSRVLYRDLEVDSDYNTYRRKGLPPGPIANPGLACIEAALRPAQVDYLYYVARPDGSHIFTRTLHEHRVAIARARAERARATP, from the coding sequence ATGGAGCCAACGGATAAACAGCGCACGGGGCGGTGGGTGTTGCTCTCCCTGAGCGTGCTGGCTCTGCTGCTGGCGGCTGGCTGGTTGTGGTGGCAGTTCCAGCCCGTGGGGCAGGGTTCTCTGCGTCTGGTGAAGGTGGAACCGGGCATGAACGCCCGCCAGATTGGGCAGAAGTTGCAACGGCAGGGCATCATCCGCCGCGCGTGGGCGTTTGAGTGGGTGGTGCGCGTTAAGGGGTGGAGCGGGCGCCTGCAGCCGGGCACCTACGAGCTGCGTCCCAGTATGTCGCCCCTGCAGATTGCGCGTCTCATCGCGGAGGGGCAGGTGGCGACCAGCTGGGTGACCATTCCCGAAGGCTATACCGTGCGCCAGATTGCAGCGTTGATGCAGGAGCGTGGCATTGCCGACCGCGAGGAGTTCCTGCGCCTTGCCACGCAGGAAGGTGATACCTTCTCCGCCTCGTTTCCGTTGCCGAAGAACCTGGAGGGCTACCTTTTCCCAAATACCTACCGCCTTCCACGGGGCACGGGGGCACGCGCGGCGATACAGAACATGATTTCCCTGCTGGAGCGCGAAGTCTACCAGAAGTACCGCGCCGAGATCGAGCAGTCGGGGTTCACCTTCCACCAGATTCTCACCATCGCGTCGATGATTGAGCGGGAGGCGAAAGTGTCGCAGGACCGCCCGCTGATTTCCGCCGTTATCCGCAACCGGCTGCAACGCGACATGAAGCTGGAGATAGACGCTACTGTGCTGTACGCGCTGGGCACGCACAAATCGCGCGTGCTGTATCGTGACCTGGAGGTAGATTCCGATTATAATACATACCGGCGAAAGGGGCTGCCTCCGGGACCGATTGCCAATCCGGGATTAGCCTGTATCGAGGCGGCATTGCGCCCGGCTCAGGTGGACTACCTGTATTACGTGGCGCGTCCGGACGGCAGCCATATCTTCACGCGCACGTTGCACGAGCATCGGGTGGCTATCGCACGGGCGCGGGCGGAACGAGCAAGAGCGACACCATGA
- a CDS encoding Uma2 family endonuclease has product MAVQAVSKPITYEEWLRMPETNQRYEIVDGVLQMSPAPNMLHQLLVGELSGIFRKLVPKSVGLVVTAPIDVTVSRSPLKVRQPDVMVVLFREDGWRDVQALLDAPPGEVIPDLVVVVLSPSESRVAVQEKIEDYQRAGVREAWIVSPEAQTVEVLRLSAQKTERIGLYGRGDTVRSELLPELQVDTDRLFA; this is encoded by the coding sequence ATGGCAGTGCAAGCAGTTTCCAAACCCATCACCTACGAGGAATGGCTGCGGATGCCGGAGACGAACCAGCGTTATGAGATTGTCGACGGAGTGTTGCAAATGTCACCTGCGCCGAATATGCTACACCAGCTGCTCGTTGGGGAGCTGTCTGGGATTTTCCGAAAGTTGGTGCCAAAATCAGTAGGATTGGTAGTTACGGCTCCCATTGACGTAACCGTTTCTCGGTCTCCGCTGAAGGTGCGCCAGCCGGATGTGATGGTGGTATTGTTCCGTGAGGATGGCTGGCGCGATGTGCAGGCGTTGCTGGATGCGCCGCCCGGGGAGGTTATACCAGACCTGGTGGTGGTAGTGCTGTCTCCCAGTGAAAGTAGGGTAGCCGTTCAGGAGAAGATAGAGGATTACCAGCGCGCTGGCGTTCGGGAGGCGTGGATTGTCAGTCCAGAGGCGCAGACGGTAGAGGTACTGCGCTTGAGCGCACAGAAAACCGAGCGCATCGGCTTGTACGGGCGGGGAGATACCGTCCGTTCGGAATTATTGCCAGAATTGCAAGTAGATACCGACCGCCTCTTCGCGTAG
- a CDS encoding shikimate dehydrogenase: MRVITGRTQVVGVMGYPVEHSLSPAMHNAAFEALNMDWVYVPLLTPPENVQEAIAGLRAMTFRGANITVPLKELIPPLMDELSEVAKQIGAVNTVCRREDGTLYGTSTDGIGFLRSLESEHVLIGDDLRVVVLGTGGSARAVTNALIQVGAKVTVVSRHRDRAAQMLWELGAEAHALQYHDPAVVQVMREAQVLVNTTPLGLYPNVEEMPPIPLEGLHPDMLVYDLVYNPPVSRLLREAQKRGCAIMNGVKMLVYQGAESFRLWTGQYPPVDVMEQVVRKALGMEFAGQIV; this comes from the coding sequence GTGAGAGTGATTACGGGGCGGACACAAGTGGTGGGCGTGATGGGATATCCGGTGGAGCATAGCCTCTCTCCGGCAATGCACAACGCCGCGTTCGAGGCGTTGAATATGGACTGGGTTTATGTCCCTCTGCTCACCCCACCCGAAAACGTTCAGGAAGCCATCGCGGGATTGCGCGCGATGACTTTTCGGGGCGCGAATATTACCGTGCCTCTGAAGGAACTGATACCGCCTTTGATGGACGAGTTGAGCGAGGTAGCAAAGCAGATTGGCGCGGTCAACACGGTGTGTCGACGGGAAGATGGCACGCTGTATGGCACGAGCACCGATGGCATCGGTTTTCTGCGGTCGCTGGAATCGGAGCACGTGCTGATTGGTGACGACCTGCGCGTGGTGGTGCTGGGCACTGGCGGGTCAGCGCGTGCAGTGACGAACGCATTGATTCAGGTCGGTGCGAAGGTGACCGTGGTGAGCCGTCACCGCGACCGGGCGGCTCAGATGCTGTGGGAGCTGGGAGCAGAAGCCCATGCCCTGCAATACCATGACCCTGCGGTGGTGCAGGTGATGCGAGAAGCGCAGGTGCTGGTCAACACCACTCCTCTGGGGCTTTATCCCAATGTGGAGGAGATGCCGCCTATCCCGCTGGAAGGATTGCATCCGGATATGCTGGTGTACGACTTGGTTTACAATCCACCGGTGAGCAGGCTGCTTCGTGAGGCGCAAAAAAGAGGATGTGCCATCATGAACGGCGTAAAAATGCTTGTATACCAGGGGGCGGAATCCTTTCGATTGTGGACAGGGCAGTACCCGCCTGTGGATGTGATGGAGCAAGTGGTGCGAAAAGCACTGGGCATGGAGTTTGCTGGACAGATTGTGTAG
- a CDS encoding HEAT repeat domain-containing protein gives MGEVSLNTEDVGSIGEAAWIQMIRHPDDMMRFRALVMLLWDDEFEFVENLRTSREVAEQVVALLDDPSPKVRGMAILALGRVRAIASIPKLTAILRHPDETTPSKVMAVAALANQRHPDTVRVLRYLANSPKAPLEVRESSLRALGELGDTVWLRKQMRCFRAATHWELRWALAQALMYAGMEEYRDLLRELQNDPEIPKDLRSLARRHLQAKG, from the coding sequence ATGGGAGAGGTATCTTTAAATACTGAAGATGTTGGTAGCATTGGTGAAGCAGCGTGGATTCAGATGATTCGCCACCCCGATGACATGATGCGGTTTCGTGCACTGGTGATGCTTCTTTGGGACGATGAGTTCGAGTTTGTTGAGAACCTGCGGACCTCCCGCGAAGTCGCTGAGCAAGTGGTCGCTTTGTTAGATGACCCATCGCCGAAGGTGCGCGGCATGGCTATCTTGGCGCTGGGGCGCGTTCGTGCTATCGCAAGCATACCGAAATTGACCGCTATTCTTCGGCATCCGGACGAAACAACACCCTCAAAGGTGATGGCGGTAGCTGCTTTAGCCAACCAGCGTCATCCTGATACCGTCCGCGTGTTGAGGTATTTAGCCAATAGCCCAAAGGCGCCTCTGGAGGTGCGTGAGTCGAGCTTGCGTGCGCTGGGTGAATTAGGCGACACGGTGTGGCTTCGCAAGCAGATGAGATGTTTTCGTGCAGCCACCCATTGGGAACTTCGATGGGCGCTGGCGCAGGCTCTCATGTATGCTGGCATGGAGGAGTATCGTGACCTTCTAAGGGAACTTCAAAACGACCCAGAGATACCCAAAGACTTGCGTTCCTTGGCAAGGCGGCACCTACAAGCAAAAGGCTAA
- the ruvX gene encoding Holliday junction resolvase RuvX has product MARVLALDIGERRIGVAISDEGGVLAQPLQVIVRQGTATDVAQVVRLLQEQQAQEIVVGMPYTLRGQQAGAAEKVQSFVSALREAVHVPIVLVDERLSTVEADRRMRESSVRREARRSRVDAVAAALILERYLSERRNKADGANG; this is encoded by the coding sequence ATGGCACGAGTGCTGGCACTGGATATCGGTGAACGGCGTATCGGGGTGGCAATCAGCGACGAGGGAGGCGTCCTTGCACAGCCACTGCAGGTGATCGTACGCCAAGGCACAGCTACCGATGTGGCGCAGGTGGTGCGTCTGCTACAGGAGCAACAGGCACAGGAAATCGTAGTGGGAATGCCTTACACCCTGCGTGGACAGCAGGCGGGCGCGGCAGAGAAAGTGCAATCCTTTGTGTCCGCACTGCGCGAAGCCGTGCATGTTCCCATCGTTCTCGTCGACGAGCGGTTAAGCACCGTCGAGGCGGACAGGCGGATGAGGGAATCCAGTGTCCGGCGCGAGGCGCGTCGGAGCCGTGTGGATGCGGTTGCCGCCGCCCTCATCCTGGAGCGTTATCTGAGCGAGCGAAGGAACAAAGCGGATGGAGCCAACGGATAA